AACTGGTCACCGCTCACCGCTTAGTATCTGAAGAACTGCTTGGAGAACATAACGGTGGAGGGACCACGGGGCCAACCGGACCTACCGGTCCAGGGGGAGGGGCTACGGGGCCAGCCGGAGTGACCGGACCTACGGGGCCTGGGGGAGGGGCAACGGGGCCAGCCGGAGTGACAGGACCTACCGGTCCAGGGGGAGGGACCACGGGGCCAACCGGAGTGACCGGACCTACCGGTCCAGGGGGAGGGGCTACGGGGCCAACCGGAGTCACCGGACCTACCGGTCCAGGGGGAGGGGCTACGGGGCCAACCGGAGTCACCGGACCTACGGGGCCTGGGGGAGGGGCAACAGGTCCGACGGGAGTCACCGGAGTCACTGGTGCTACCGGCCTTACCGGCGCTACCGGAACCACCGGATTCACTGGGGCTACCGGCCTTACCGGCGCTACCGGATTCACTGGCGCTACTGGCCTTACTGGCGCTACCGGCCTTACCGGCGCTACCGGATTCACTGGCGCTACCGGATTCACTGGCGCTACCGGCCTTACCGGCGCTACTGGCCTCACTGGGGCTACTGGC
This genomic interval from Paenibacillus sp. FSL H8-0332 contains the following:
- a CDS encoding collagen-like protein translates to MTELSNVVQISVWGKSSTGQLVTAHRLVSEELLGEHNGGGTTGPTGPTGPGGGATGPAGVTGPTGPGGGATGPAGVTGPTGPGGGTTGPTGVTGPTGPGGGATGPTGVTGPTGPGGGATGPTGVTGPTGPGGGATGPTGVTGVTGATGLTGATGTTGFTGATGLTGATGFTGATGLTGATGLTGATGFTGATGFTGATGLTGATGLTGATGLTGATGLTGATGITGPNILATHGRFVPVNNTTVTNNTTVNIPFNTVFAQGITLGGTGGNQSVVIPETGIYFVAYNIRLYISDTSASADIITVLPTLNGTITPFPSYLYKADGGTTGPGGLALAASGLINVTTADSELIFPVLAQGITGLTLQITGQSDTYSNVSIFRIS